One stretch of Daphnia pulicaria isolate SC F1-1A chromosome 8, SC_F0-13Bv2, whole genome shotgun sequence DNA includes these proteins:
- the LOC124310893 gene encoding calphotin-like isoform X1 has translation MVALAKMEKILLVLVVCTTAIFGQNDMYSTEAKHRSIGNRPPPFAFYSPHPPTYGVPPPQRVPPYQTKYPVSRPTYVAPPSYPVRPSHSPPAYRNAHQTAHRVPAYQIPYPAAASSRPMTTYAAPAPQKPIYSTPVTPRPPVYSPPANPPHHSTFNYMGHQAHRVPAPPTTPTPAKVPFTYPSTTPKPYAYSAPSAPVTGPSLLDLPWVKPLYARSPSPPATEKYSWNVQQVRPAVAVVRDDSEEDVGVFISSVNTPVSVPAATPVRSQNFEVRGIPQETRAPVAIPAPTQMPVIIQDDSDEDIQIVQEVTRRTPLPSSPLIIRDESQVARFAPMPTQAPFVPAVIRADDSRQQMQNPAAQRAPSVPLPTTTQVQNVRVIVRDDSVEDIQIAQRVIPSPPRAPQPSVNPIIIRDDSIENIQIAQQQRVIPSAPRATQPSVNPIIIRDDSIEDIQVVQRVIPSPPRVPQLSVNPIVIRDDSVEDIRFAQQVIPSAPRAPQPSVNPIIIRDDSVENIQIAQQVIPSPPRATQPSVNPIIIRDDSNEDIQIVQQVFTSTPSPRTTATPANLFIIRDDSVEDVQLIQQVPTFTPSPLTAAAPVNPIVIRDDSIEDRQVIQLGQQFQTTAPLGGTLPRANPIIVQDDSIEDFQIVQRIQQVATITPSPLATQTPRIPVVIRDDSIEDDDDRIVRLNLPAPNNNVIASPRPSEIPFVRLDNSDEFLFRDVPIGVQPVPNAPVLASVPTATQAPGTQNLFFRDSDEDFRILQNAPGSPILRTATQDNSLEVRSNLSNEDIELRLLSQGVTASNINLSGPLPTTPAPRRVVLVDSVEDTRRNPGVPISNVQLSGSADVFLVNSNEDLRIAQQFPQPNVSLSGPLPGNSTPPRFILVDSTEDIQAAQQVSLSNVSPSGSSPANAPSVILIESAEENQQAQNVNPLLQSANVVLRQDSLEVPDRSDEVRIPTTVTISQVSTNLAN, from the exons ATGGTGGCTCTGGCAAAG ATGGAAAAAATTCTTCTAGTTTTGGTCGTTTGCACAACGGCCATATTTGGACAGAATGATATGTATTCGACTGAAGCCAAACACCGTTCAATTGGCAATCGCCCACCACCTTTCGCCTTTTATTCTCCACATCCGCCTACTTACGGTGTCCCTCCTCCTCAGCGCGTTCCTCCCTACCAAACTAAGTATCCCGTATCACGACCAACTTATGTGGCCCCTCCTTCGTACCCTGTTAGGCCCTCACATTCTCCCCCTGCTTACCGAAATGCTCACCAAACGGCTCATCGTGTTCCAGCGTATCAAATTCCGTATCCAGCTGCAGCTTCTTCAAGACCAATGACGACTTATGCAGCTCCAGCACCGCAAAAGCCAATTTATTCGACTCCGGTGACTCCTAGACCACCAGTTTATTCGCCTCCTGCTAATCCCCCGCATCATTCAACCTTCAATTATATGGGTCATCAAGCCCACCGTGTTCCAGCGCCACCTACCACACCAACCCCAGCCAAAGTTCCGTTCACGTATCCATCGACCACACCGAAACCCTACGCCTACAGCGCTCCATCAGCTCCAGTGACCGGACCAAGTTTGTTGGATCTTCCTTGGGTG AAACCGTTGTATGCCCGATCTCCTTCTCCCCCTGCAACTGAAAAATATTCCTGGAACGTTCAACAAGTCAGGCCAGCCGTTGCCGTTGTTCGAGATGATTCCGAAGAAGATGTTGGTGTTTTCATTTCTAGCGTGAATACCCCAGTTTCAGTCCCAGCTGCAACACCAGTTCGGTCACAAAACTTTGAAGTTCGAGGAATCCCTCAGGAAACTAGAGCACCCGTTGCTATTCCAGCGCCAACCCAAATGCCTGTTATTATTCAAGATGACTCGGACGAGGACATCCAGATAGTCCAGGAAGTAACCAGACGAACACCTTTACCGTCGAGTCCCCTTATAATTCGAGATGAGTCACAAGTTGCAAGATTTGCACCTATGCCAACTCAGGCGCCGTTTGTTCCAGCAGTAATTCGAGCAGATGACTCGAGACAACAGATGCAGAATCCTGCGGCACAAAGAGCTCCTTCAGTACCTTTACCAACTACAACACAAGTGCAAAACGTCCGTGTTATAGTCCGAGATGACTCTGTTGAAGACATTCAGATCGCTCAACGAGTTATCCCATCTCCACCAAGAGCACCTCAACCTTCGGTTAATCCTATTATAATCCGAGATGACTCTATTGAAAACATTCAGATTGCTCAACAACAACGAGTTATACCTTCTGCACCAAGAGCAACCCAACCTTCGGTTAATCCGATTATAATCCGAGATGACTCAATTGAGGACATTCAAGTCGTTCAACGAGTTATCCCATCTCCACCAAGAGTACCTCAACTTTCAGTTAATCCAATTGTAATCCGAGATGACTCTGTTGAAGACATTCGATTTGCTCAACAAGTCATCCCGTCTGCACCTAGAGCACCTCAACCTTCGGTTAATCCGATTATAATTCGAGATGACTCTGTTGAAAACATTCAGATCGCTCAACAAGTAATACCTTCTCCACCTAGAGCAACTCAACCTTCTGTTAATCCAATTATAATCCGAGATGATTCGAATGAAGATATCCAAATAGTCCAACAAGTCTTCACTTCTACACCTTCACCTAGGACAACAGCGACACCGGcgaatttatttataattcgAGATGACTCAGTTGAAGATGTTCAACTAATCCAACAAGTCCCCACTTTTACACCTTCACCTTTGACAGCAGCGGCGCCAGTGAATCCAATTGTTATCCGAGATGATTCCATTGAAGACAGACAGGTGATCCAGCTaggccaacaatttcaaactACCGCACCATTAGGAGGGACACTACCACGGGCGAATCCAATTATCGTCCAAGATGATTCAATTGAAGATTTCCAGATAGTCCAAAGAATTCAACAAGTTGCAACTATTACGCCCTCGCCTTTGGCAACGCAGACGCCAAGAATTCCAGTCGTGATTCGAGATGACTCGATTGAAGATGATGACGACAGGATCGTTCGCCTTAACTTGCCTGCACCAAACAACAATGTAATAGCTTCACCTCGACCATCAGAGATTCCATTTGTAAGGCTGGACAACTCAGATGAATTTTTATTCCGCGACGTTCCCATAGGCGTTCAACCCGTTCCAAATGCTCCCGTACTAGCCTCTGTTCCAACGGCTACTCAGGCTCCGGGCactcaaaatttattttttagagaCTCGGACGAAGATTTCCGAATCCTTCAGAATGCCCCCGGATCTCCAATTCTTAGAACGGCAACACAAGACAATTCACTTGAAGTCCGCTCGAATCTCTCGAATGAAGATATTGAACTGCGATTGCTTTCTCAAGGAGTTACTGcttcaaatattaatttgtCTGGGCCATTACCAACCACTCCCGCACCCCGTCGTGTTGTCTTGGTGGACTCGGTCGAAGATACTCGGAGAAATCCTGGAGTTCCCATTTCGAATGTCCAACTATCTGGATCTGCAGATGTTTTCTTAGTGAATTCAAACGAAGATCTTCGGATTGCGCAGCAATTTCCTCAACCCAATGTCTCGTTATCTGGGCCGTTGCCAGGGAATTCTACACCACCCCGTTTTATTTTAGTGGACTCGACCGAAGATATCCAGGCTGCTCAACAAGTTTCCCTCTCTAACGTTTCTCCATCTGGATCTTCACCTGCGAATGCCCCTTCTGTTATTTTAATAGAGTCAGCAGAAGAAAACCAGCAAGCACAAAATGTAAACCCACTTTTACAGTCGGCAAATGTCGTATTAAGACAAGATTCACTAGAAGTTCCAGATCGAAGTGACGAAGTCCGAATTCCAACGACGGTAACCATTTCCCAAGTATCTACTAATCTTGCCAATTGA